A single Mercenaria mercenaria strain notata chromosome 9, MADL_Memer_1, whole genome shotgun sequence DNA region contains:
- the LOC123547176 gene encoding uncharacterized protein LOC123547176, with translation MNAFLLRIVLIMTCNCQIPGSDSEESSQEPRCYSRFDYDYKLLMKLTKQEERQESMQILLNSQSGLIDKLKEQLRVSLLPRWGDWNPWSDCYMNCTGKSGGRVQSRSRKTIAHSPTQGPQQEAEERPCNAVQFAGCIKSYGADDNFGVSYDFADQIAVSTCTALLSGGNYVYAIRRKCSALSVSCAETCKNVGKTCFNSLHVHRSSTILPRDKDGALGLYLYKYNGCSGNFCGPNFCCCHD, from the exons ATGAATGCGTTTTTGTTGAGAATTGTACTGATTATGACGTGTAACTGTCAGATACCTGGAAGTGACAGCGAAGAGTCGAGCCAGGAGCCAAGATGTTACTCCAGATTTGATTACGATTACAAG TTACTGATGAAACTGACAAAGCAGGAAGAGAGACAAGAATCGATGCAGATTTTGTTGAACAGCCAGAGTGGCCTGATTGATAAACTGAAAGAGCAACTTAGAG TATCCTTGTTGCCCCGCTGGGGAGACTGGAACCCCTGGAGTGACTGCTATATGAACTGTACAGGAAAATCCGGAGGACGTGTACAAAGTAGATCAAGGAAAACCATTGCACATTCTCCAACGCAGGGACCACAGCAAGAGGCGGAAGAACGACCATGTAATGCCGTGCAATTTGCAG GTTGTATCAAAAGCTACGGAGCGGATGATAATTTTGGCGTGTCCTATGACTTCGCAGATCAAATTGCGGTATCTACTTGCACAGCGCTTCTGTCGGGAGGAAACTACGTGTATGCAATTAGACGAAAATGCTCTGCTCTTTCTGTCTCGTGTGCAGAAACGTGCAAAAATGTTGG aaaaacatgttttaattcaCTTCATGTTCATCGGAGTTCCACGATCTTGCCGAGGGATAAAGATGGCGCTCTGGGATTGTATTTATACAAGTACAACGGCTGTTCTGGGAATTTCTGCGGTCCTAACTTCTGCTGCTGTCACGATTAG
- the LOC128545909 gene encoding uncharacterized protein LOC128545909, which produces MKAFLLGILLIITANCQTPGNDSKEPRQEPRCYSKFDYDYKLLQKLTKLEERQETMQVLLNSQNGLIDELKEQLRVSLLPQWGDWSPWSDCYMNCTGKHGGRIQSRSRETISHSPTQGPQQKAEERPCNAVQFAGCIKSYGTDDNFGVTYDFADQIAVSTCTALLSGGNYVYAIRRKCSALSVSCAETCKHVGKTCFNALHVYRSSTIFPRDQYGALGLFLYKYNSCSGNYCGPNFCCCHN; this is translated from the exons ATGAAGGCGTTTTTGCTAGGAATATTACTGATTATTACGGCTAACTGTCAGACACCTGGAAATGACAGTAAAGAGCCGAGACAGGAGCCAAGATGCTATTCCAAATTTGATTACGATTACAAG TTACTGCAGAAACTGACAAAGCTAGAAGAGAGGCAAGAAACGATGCAGGTTCTGTTGAACAGCCAAAATGGCCTTATCGATGAACTGAAAGAGCAACTTAGAG TATCTTTGTTGCCCCAGTGGGGAGACTGGAGCCCCTGGAGTGACTGTTATATGAACTGTACGGGCAAACACGGAGGACGTATACAAAGTAGATCAAGGGAAACCATTTCACATTCTCCAACGCAGGGACCACAGCAAAAGGCGGAAGAACGACCATGTAATGCTGTACAATTTGCAG GCTGTATCAAAAGCTACGGAACGGATGATAATTTTGGCGTGACCTATGACTTCGCAGATCAAATTGCGGTATCTACTTGCACAGCGCTTCTGTCGGGAGGAAACTACGTGTATGCAATTAGACGAAAATGCTCTGCTCTTTCTGTCTCGTGTGCAGAAACGTGCAAACATGTTGG aaaaacatgtttcaatgCGCTACATGTTTATCGGAGTTCCACGATCTTCCCGAGGGATCAATATGGCGCTCTGGGATTGTTTTTGTACAAATATAACAGCTGTTCTGGGAATTACTGCGGTCCTAACTTCTGCTGCTGTCACAATTAG